Genomic segment of Candidatus Dadabacteria bacterium:
GCAGAACAATGCGGACTATCCCGGCGTCCGTTACTTCAAGGCGGAGCGGAAAACCAAAGTCGGGCATCACAGCCTCACAACGCACGAGCCCCAGGTGAAACCCGCCCCGAAGGCGGCCATAAGCAGAGTGCTGCCCTCTCCCACCCTGCCTTCGCGCAGAGCCTCGTCAAGGGCAAGCGGTATTGAGGCGGAGGACGTGTTGCCGTAACGGTCAAGATTGACCGAGATTTTGCTTTCCGGCATGTCCATCCTCTTTCTGATTGCCTCTATTATTCTCAGGTTCGCCTGATGAGGTATAAACAGGTCTATGTCCGCGGGCGTAACACCGGCGAGGGAAAGCGCCTCTTCTGACGCGACCTCCATCGCCTTGACCGCGACCTTGAAAACCTCGTTGCCCTCCATCTTGAGAAAGTGGCTGCGCTCCCGCACGCTTTGTTCGGTCGCGGGTATGCGCGAGCCGCCGCCCGGCATATAAAGCAGATTCCAGTTGTCGCCGTCCGAGCCCATGCAGGAGGAAAGAATTCCGGGGCTGTCGGAAGAGCGCAAAACCGCCGCCCCGGCGCCGTCCCCGAAAAGAACGCAAGTTGCCCTGTCCTCGTAGTCAACTATCTTTGAGAGGGATTCCGCGCCCACCGCAAGCACGGTGCGGGCGCGTCCGCACTCTATCATGTCCCTGCCTATGTGAAGGGCGTAGAGGAAGCCCGAACAGCCCGCGAGTATGTCAAAGGCGTAGGCGTTTTTTGCCCCCAGTTTGCTTTGCAGAACGCATCCGGTTGAGGGGAAAAGGTAGTCCGGCGTAACCGTGGCAACCACTATCACGTCCACCTCCCCGGCGGAAACCCCGGCGGCTTCAAGCGCCTCGCGGGCGGCGCGCAACGCCATGTCGGAAGACGCCTCGTCTTCCGGCAGTATCCTCCTCTCCCTTATGCCCGTTCTGGAGACTATCCACTCATCGGACGTCTCAACAATCTTCTCAAGGTCGCTGTTGGAAAGTATTTTCTCGGGGGCGTAGGAGCCTATGGACGCAATTTTTACGAAACCCATTCCCGCCATTATCGGATTAAAAAAGATTGATGTCAACCGCCAATTGCGAGAGCGCGGGCGCGCGCAATCTTTCGGGACTCCTCCTCGTCAAAAGAGACGCTGAAGCGAGCCTGCGGGTCGCCGCCGCCAGAAAACCACACCTCCGCGCCTCCCCCGTCGCACAAAACGGAAAGAGCCCCGGTGTCGGCGGGCGAATCCGGCATGAAAAAGTAGTCGTAACTGAACTTGCCGGACGCGCCCGCATCAACAACCATAACGGCGCAGACCGAAGGGAACTCATCCCGCGCAATATGCTCAAAGTGGAAACTTATGCCCGGCTCAAACCCGTCTCCGAAAAGCAGGGCAAGGGCGGGGTCTTTGACGGCAAAAACAGCCGCGCCGCCATGCCGCACAACAAGGCAGCCCGAATCAATCACGGAGAACGCCATCGCGGTTTCCTCGTCAAAACCGCCCGCCCCGCCGGTTATACGTTTTGCGCTCGCCACCGGACTATGTTACACGAAAACCGCTTTTTGCTTGACTGCCCGGCGGTTTTCATTGTAGTATTTCATTTATGGACAGTAGCATCACCATTATAGCGATTGTGGTCGTGGCTCTTGTTGTCGTTCTCTTTGTCGCCAAGGGTAAAGGCGGTGAAGGGGGCGGAGGCTCTTCAGGTTCAGACGCGCCCGCTCCTCCGGAAAGCAAAAGCACCGGCGATGAGCAGGACGCTTTCCGCGCTCCGAAATAAGTCCGGCCCGTCTTGTGATTCTCGCGGGGTGAATTCCCTGCGGGCGTGTTTTTACGCCCGCTTGAAAGCGGGAATTACTTCCTTTCCGAACATCTCAATACAGCGCGAAGTCTCTTCGGGCGGCGCTTGAGGGAACACCATTCTGCACGCTATGTTGTTTATACCGGCCTCGCGGCGGTATTTCTCAATTTCCTCCGCGCACTTGTCCGGCGTTCCGATAATGAAGCGGTCTTCTGCCATGTGCTCAAAAAGAGGGTCGTCCGGCCCCTTTACCTGCTCGCCCCTTATGAAGATCTTTATCCCGAGCGACAGGTAGAACCTGTACATGTTGATTATGTATTTCTCCCCGCCTTCAAGCGCGCCTTTCCGTCCGCCGCTCACAAAGGTCTCCCGGAGGAGGACGTGTTCCGCGCCTTCGGGGTCGCGCCCGGCGTCGCGCGCGGCGGAGTCATACCAGCCGAGGGTGTCGTGTATCATCTCCATTGTGCGCCCGGGGCCTATCAGCAGCGGGTATCCAAGACGCCCCGCCCTCCTGACGGCGGGCTCTTCAAACGCCCCGATATACAGGGGAATGTGCGGTTTCTGAACGGGCTTGGGCGTAACCTCCACGGACTCGCACGAAAACCTTTTGCCGTGGTATGAAAACGGCCCGTCCGACCATGATTTAAGCAGTATGTCTATGCCCTCCTCAATCAGCGAGGGGCGGTTTTTGATGGAAAGGCCGAAGCCGTCAAACTCCTCTTTGCGGTATCCGATGGCGACTCCGAGGTCAAACCTGCCGCCGGAGATGTTGTCCGCCACGGCGGCGTCCTCCGCTATGCGGAGCGGGTTGTGAAGGGGCAGGATAAGCGCCGCCGTCCCTATGCGGATTGTGCTTGTGACCGCCGCCATCGCGGCCGCCATTGCAAGCGGCGAGGGGCAGTATCCGTCTTCAAGAAAGTGATGTTCCGACAGCCAGACGGAATCAAAACCCGAGTCTTCGGCGAGTTGCGTCTGCCGCAACGCCCCGGAATAAAGTTGACTGTGGCTCGCTTTCGTGTCCGGATGCGTCTGCATACTGAAAAGTCCGACTCCAAATTTCATTTTGACCTCCCCTAAAGGTTGCTGTTAGGATTATACGCTAAACAGCAAAAAGGAGTGAAGTTATGGCGGAAACAATAAAATTTGGTCTTTCAGCGCCCATGCCCGGCGCAGACACTCAGGGGCTTCTTGAGTTCTCAAAAAAGGCGGACAAACTGGGCTTCAGCGCGATATGGTATCCCGACCACACGGTTTTTGTCGCGCCCGGGGCTCTTGCGCCGGAGGCGTGGACGGTTGCGTCCGCGGCGGCGGGCATAACTTCGGACATAAGCCTTGCGACAGTGTCCGACCCTCACAAGGTTCATCCCGCCACATTCGCCCAGCGGCTCGCCACAGTTGACCATCTGTCCGGCGGAAGGGCGACCGTTGCAATGGGGGTGGGAGAGTCCATGAACCTTGACGCTTACGGAATCCCGTGGAACAAGCCGTTCACGCGGATGAGGGAGGCGGTTGAGGTGATGCAGTTGCTCTGGAAAAATGACGAGA
This window contains:
- a CDS encoding ketoacyl-ACP synthase III; protein product: MGFVKIASIGSYAPEKILSNSDLEKIVETSDEWIVSRTGIRERRILPEDEASSDMALRAAREALEAAGVSAGEVDVIVVATVTPDYLFPSTGCVLQSKLGAKNAYAFDILAGCSGFLYALHIGRDMIECGRARTVLAVGAESLSKIVDYEDRATCVLFGDGAGAAVLRSSDSPGILSSCMGSDGDNWNLLYMPGGGSRIPATEQSVRERSHFLKMEGNEVFKVAVKAMEVASEEALSLAGVTPADIDLFIPHQANLRIIEAIRKRMDMPESKISVNLDRYGNTSSASIPLALDEALREGRVGEGSTLLMAAFGAGFTWGSCVVRL
- a CDS encoding LLM class flavin-dependent oxidoreductase, with amino-acid sequence MKFGVGLFSMQTHPDTKASHSQLYSGALRQTQLAEDSGFDSVWLSEHHFLEDGYCPSPLAMAAAMAAVTSTIRIGTAALILPLHNPLRIAEDAAVADNISGGRFDLGVAIGYRKEEFDGFGLSIKNRPSLIEEGIDILLKSWSDGPFSYHGKRFSCESVEVTPKPVQKPHIPLYIGAFEEPAVRRAGRLGYPLLIGPGRTMEMIHDTLGWYDSAARDAGRDPEGAEHVLLRETFVSGGRKGALEGGEKYIINMYRFYLSLGIKIFIRGEQVKGPDDPLFEHMAEDRFIIGTPDKCAEEIEKYRREAGINNIACRMVFPQAPPEETSRCIEMFGKEVIPAFKRA